A region of the Saccharospirillaceae bacterium genome:
ACAACAGTTGCATCATTTTCATCGCTTTAAATGCCGCACGACAAGCTGCTTCATCCAAACCCATGGTTTCCTCAAGCGACATAACTCCCTGCTCCACCAGAGCAACACGCCAGCTGTTAGTATCACCATGACTTAGCAGGTGATCGACGAGAGGTTTTATCAGGGAGTGTTTTTCCGTAGCCATATGCCACCTCTTTATTCGACTTAACGATTATTCAGTTGAATACTAAAGATGGCCCGGCATTAGCCAGAAATCCAGTGCAAAAAATGAACAGTCCTATGACTTTAACTCACAAATGCCAAAGTTCATCCCTGTTTGCGCTGGTTTCTATACTCGACAGGTGTTTGGTTGGTCCAGCGCTTGAACGCGCGATAGAAGGTACTGGGCTCAGAAAACCCTGTCAGGTAAACAATTTCATCAATGCTCTCGTCAGTCCCTGATAGCAGTCGTTTTGCCAGATTACAGCGGTAGTCCGCTAGTAGTTGATTGAAGTTGGTTCCGGCTTCCGTCAATCGAGTCCGCAAGGTTCTCGGTTTAATATCCAGACGCGCAGCCACATCATCCAGATTTACCTGGCCGGTCTCCAACACTTCACCAAAAACTTTGTAGACCTTTGATACAACATCTTGACGCTCGAGTTTTGCCACGTGCTCACTCGCCAGCTTTTCGTGCAATTGCAGCAGCTCAGGCTCGGCATGGGACGAAGGCAGGTCAAGAATTTTCACATCAAAGTAGATACGGACTTCGGATTCAGAAAATCTCACAGGACACTGATAGATTCTCTCATGTTCTCTGCTGTTTTCAGGGGCTGCGTGCGAGAAATGAATACAGGATGGCTTAAACGCGCCGTCGGTTACATATTGGAAAAACTGAATTAAACCCAGTGCCATGCATTCCGATAAGTGCCTCAACGCGTGGACTTTCTGGCTACTGCTATCAACGCAGATATAAGCCTGTCCGTTGTTCATACCAATACTCGCTTGTGATGCATCACTGAGCAATCGTTGGTAATTTAAGACACGATTTAAGCCTTCACCAAAAGTCGGACTGGACAAAAACAGATATTGCAGAACCTGACCTTTAAACAGCGGCATTTTTTCGCCGAGATGCAGCCCGATATTTTGGTCACCGCTGATCTCTTCCAACACATTCCAGAATAATACCTGTGCATCATGAGGCGTCCGCAGATGTCGGTCTTCGAGCAACTCTGGTGTAATACCCAGACGCGCACATACAGCCTCAACGTCCAGACCCAGCTTAACCATTGCCTGGTAAGCCAGTTGAATCATAATGCCTGAGTCGCGCAGTTCTGCCATTCCGCCGGACATAAGTGCTTGAATTTCCTCATGAGTGTTGCTGAATTCTGCCAGATATAACGCTTCCTGCAAGTCCTTATTGGCCAATCTGACGGCGAGCCTGCACTAACTTGCCAATGGGGGGACTTCTGGCACCGCCTAAACTCGTGTGTTTACAAAGCGTTCTCCCCGTTTAAGGTTTTCAACATGACTCAAGCGACACGTCTGCAATTCAACGAAACGCCCGGTACTCTTGGGCAATATGCCCGCGCATTATTGGCAAAAGGTAGTAAACAAAAAAATCCCGAACTACCACAGCTAGAAGCGATTCAGACCGGCGTTAAAGCCGATAAAAACAAAGTGGCGACCTATGCCGATGTTTGCGGCTTTAACAGAGATAGCTCCGTTCTGCCGCTGACTTATCCTCACATCCTAGCCTTCCCGTTACATATGGAATTGATGCTGCACAAGTCATTCCCTCTGGCACTGATGGGTCTGGTTCATATCCGTAACAGCATTACTCAGTTCCGCAGTATTCGTGTCGAAGAAAAACTCGATGTACGGTGCTTCATCGCTGGCAGTGAACGAACTGACAAGGGACTGGAGTTCGATATCAAGGCAGAAGTTTCAGTCGCTGGCGAATTGGTATGGGAATCGCTGAGCACCAACCTGGCGCGCATTGGTGGAAGCGTCAAAAAAGCCAAAGAAAATAAAGCACGCCCGGCACTACCAGTCCATGCAATGGCAGAGCGATGGACGCTAGCCAGTGATCTGGGGCGCCGCTATGCACGAGTTTCTGGTGATTCTAACCCGATACACCTGTACGCCATGTCCGCAAAACTGTTTGGCTTCAAAAGCCACATAGCCCACGGAATGTGGAGTAAGGCTCGTACGGCAGCTGCTTTACAGAAAAAGCTCGGGGCTGAGGCGTGTACGATTGTGACTGAGTTCAAATTGCCGGTGCATTTGCCGACAACTGTTGAGATGGATTACACCCAGGAAGCAGGTGACATCTCATTTGATCTACGAGATATAAAAGGGCAAAAAGTGCACATGAAAGGCTCAATAAGTGCACTGTAATTTCAAACGAGGGTCTGCTGCATTGCAGCAGATTCCCCTTCAGCACATCATCCGGCATACGCCATAGCGCTTCGTAAACACACTGCTTTAGCCTTCGGACCTTTTAACAGCCCCGCTTACATGACTTCTTCACCTTGCGGCCTTCCCGACAACCACTCACAAGCCTCACTCTGATTATCAAACAACTCAACAGGGTAGTCTGGGGCATGATAGCTGACAAAAACTGAAACAAAGTGTTTGAGCATGAAAGACTGCCCTACAATGGCCAGTGCGGTTGTCAGAAACTGAGTATCAGGGCGGGAGGCAAACAACTGAACTTCAAAGTCGATGGTCAGCAGATCTTTCGCCAGCAACAGCAGCGGTAGTTTCTCTTTACTGGCAAGACGGCGACGTTCCCGATAAACAAACTGCACCAGCTCCAGGCTCAAATGGCGAGTGCCGCGCAGATCTGCGTATACAATTTTGTCTTCCCCCAGCCAAACATCGGGCTTGGGGGGAAGGTCAACACCGCGAACTGTCATATTTCTTTCAGTTATAAGAATAAAGTTTTAGAAACAATATCAGAATTTTCGTTAAAGAACAGTGACAAAGTAAACTCTGGTGTATTGAATCAAGCACTTCAAAGGTTAATGCCGACAAAGCTCACAGAACTCAGGCATATATTGCGCTTGTCACAACATTTACACTCATCATCAAAACCCCACTTTAACTTAACTGCGGCGCTGGTAT
Encoded here:
- a CDS encoding AraC family transcriptional regulator, whose protein sequence is MANKDLQEALYLAEFSNTHEEIQALMSGGMAELRDSGIMIQLAYQAMVKLGLDVEAVCARLGITPELLEDRHLRTPHDAQVLFWNVLEEISGDQNIGLHLGEKMPLFKGQVLQYLFLSSPTFGEGLNRVLNYQRLLSDASQASIGMNNGQAYICVDSSSQKVHALRHLSECMALGLIQFFQYVTDGAFKPSCIHFSHAAPENSREHERIYQCPVRFSESEVRIYFDVKILDLPSSHAEPELLQLHEKLASEHVAKLERQDVVSKVYKVFGEVLETGQVNLDDVAARLDIKPRTLRTRLTEAGTNFNQLLADYRCNLAKRLLSGTDESIDEIVYLTGFSEPSTFYRAFKRWTNQTPVEYRNQRKQG
- a CDS encoding acyl dehydratase, encoding MTQATRLQFNETPGTLGQYARALLAKGSKQKNPELPQLEAIQTGVKADKNKVATYADVCGFNRDSSVLPLTYPHILAFPLHMELMLHKSFPLALMGLVHIRNSITQFRSIRVEEKLDVRCFIAGSERTDKGLEFDIKAEVSVAGELVWESLSTNLARIGGSVKKAKENKARPALPVHAMAERWTLASDLGRRYARVSGDSNPIHLYAMSAKLFGFKSHIAHGMWSKARTAAALQKKLGAEACTIVTEFKLPVHLPTTVEMDYTQEAGDISFDLRDIKGQKVHMKGSISAL